The Neoarius graeffei isolate fNeoGra1 chromosome 10, fNeoGra1.pri, whole genome shotgun sequence genome has a segment encoding these proteins:
- the LOC132893535 gene encoding uncharacterized protein LOC132893535, translating to MKSCCKFTSYGCIIFVTSNGYVHYAYEGRIETYKYSGTFDVRIWNVHAKDTGTYRCEIHGTQKHIYQDFQVVITDSETDLNPILAFPKSTISPVSSVHHLLEKHQEKSSDKWSLKFTLGTSFGVVVIIIIISITLTVVYYKKKLRDKSGRSFPSAPSVTHLPQELIYTTVDFKLHQKTSSMYANLDIYNLRPDSSNAREMQDRVEYATIAGVL from the exons ATGAAGTCCTGTTGCAAGTTTACTAGCTATGGGTGCATAATTTTTGTGACTAGCAATGGATATGTGCATTATGCTTACGAAGGAAGAATAGAAACCTATAAATACTCTGGAACATTTGATGTACGAATCTGGAACGTGCATGCAAAGGATACTGGGACATACAGATGTGAAATCCATGGGACACAAAAACACATCTACCAGGATTTTCAAGTTGTTATCACTG ACAGCGAGACTGACCTGAACCCAATACTAGCCTTTCCAAAATCCACCATCTCACCAGTCAGCTCAGTGCACCATCTCTTAGAGAAACACCAGGAGAAATCTAG TGATAAATGGAGCTTGAAATTCACACTGGGAACCAGTTTTGGTGTCGTGGTAATCATCATCATTATATCGATCACACTGACTGTGGTCTACTACAAAAAGAAGTTAAGAG ATAAAAGTGGTAGAAGCTTCCCTAGTGCACCCAGTGTTACACAT CTACCTCAAGAGCTCATCTACACCACAGTGGATTTCAAGCTTCATCAAAAAACTTCCAGCATGTATGCCAACCTGGACATCTATAACTTGCGACCTGATTCAAGCAATGCACGGGAAATGCAGGACAGAGTAGAGTATGCTACAATAGCAGGGGTTTTATGA